From a region of the Candidatus Acidiferrales bacterium genome:
- a CDS encoding SNF2-related protein, whose product MSTAYHAKYFAYELTKRCASDSMEKLAASLADAQVDLNPHQVEAALFAFRSPLSKGAILADEVGLGKTIEAGILLSQRWAERKRKILIIVPASLRKQWHQELSDKFFLPSVLLETKTFNEQIRAGNLNPFDRSEIVICSYQFARSKEPYVRQVAWNLAVIDEAHRLRNVYKPTNKIGNALKAALAPFDKLLLTATPLQNSLLELFGLVSIIDEHIFGDIKSFRSQFSRLDTDGDFRSLRERLKPICQRTLRRQVLEYIPFTNRIALVEEFIPSEPEQKLYNLVSDYLQRQNLYALPASQRQLMTLILRRLLASSTFAIAGTLKGLAEKLEKATEAQKPVVEPPEEVPETFESFEELEDEWEEEEDESAGEKKSDPRVLSPEELGKVAEEIQSLRLFTELANSIVKNSKGERLQTALKRGLAEAKSKGGREKAIIFTESTRTQEYVRSILEELPRYKGKVVLFNGSNNDPKSKEIYQDWLKKHEGTDLITGSKTADMRAALVDYFRDEAIIMVATEAAAEGINLQFCSLVINYDLPWNPQRIEQRIGRCHRYGQKHDVVVVNFLNKKNAADQRVYQLLDEKFKLFSGVFGASDEVLGSIGSGIDFEKRIADIYQKCRTEEQIQFNFDQLQQEMEVQIDERIKQTRQKLLENFDEEVHEKLRVNQRESSEALTKYDNWLWQLTRFFLQPYAKFDDGQNGFTLIKNPFPEEQIHPGPYRSGKNIEDANLYRLGHPLAQRIIERCKAFEPDSQALAFEYSHSGKKISILEPLVGKQGFMRITCQTVTALETEDFVLLSAVCDDGTPMDAEQCRRFFSLGASEKREDCSPLSEQLQALLDEGLQRQQNEVLAKLTERNAAFFESELDKLDRWSDDLKIGLEQELKELDRQIRETRRSAQIAVALAEKLSIQKQVRELESARNRKRRELFDAQDRVDKQRQDLIETIERKLQQDCNVTPVFTVRWSLK is encoded by the coding sequence ATGAGCACTGCATACCACGCGAAGTACTTTGCGTATGAACTGACAAAACGGTGTGCCTCCGACAGCATGGAGAAGCTGGCTGCTTCCCTTGCTGACGCGCAGGTTGACTTGAACCCGCATCAGGTCGAGGCTGCGCTGTTCGCTTTCCGCTCTCCGCTCTCGAAGGGGGCGATCCTCGCCGATGAAGTTGGTCTCGGTAAAACCATTGAAGCAGGGATTCTGTTGTCCCAGCGGTGGGCGGAACGAAAGAGGAAAATTTTGATCATCGTTCCCGCCAGCCTCCGCAAACAGTGGCATCAGGAGCTTTCGGACAAGTTCTTCCTGCCCTCTGTACTGCTGGAAACGAAGACTTTCAACGAGCAGATTCGAGCGGGGAACCTGAACCCATTCGACCGCTCCGAGATCGTGATCTGCTCGTACCAGTTTGCTCGCTCCAAAGAGCCGTATGTTAGGCAAGTCGCATGGAACCTCGCAGTGATTGATGAGGCGCATCGGCTTCGGAACGTGTACAAGCCCACGAACAAGATCGGGAATGCGCTCAAGGCTGCTCTCGCGCCGTTTGACAAGTTGCTTCTGACCGCCACGCCCCTTCAGAACTCGCTCCTCGAACTTTTCGGCTTGGTCAGCATCATCGATGAGCACATTTTCGGGGACATCAAGAGCTTTCGCAGCCAGTTCTCTCGGCTGGACACGGACGGTGATTTTCGGTCGCTACGTGAGCGTCTGAAGCCGATTTGCCAACGGACACTCCGGCGTCAAGTGCTCGAATACATCCCGTTTACGAATCGTATCGCACTGGTGGAGGAGTTCATCCCGAGCGAGCCGGAGCAGAAGCTCTACAACCTCGTCTCCGATTATCTGCAACGGCAGAATCTCTACGCGCTTCCAGCAAGCCAACGGCAGTTGATGACTCTGATCCTCAGACGGCTCTTGGCTTCATCGACATTTGCGATTGCGGGAACGCTGAAGGGATTGGCGGAAAAGCTGGAAAAAGCCACTGAGGCGCAAAAACCCGTTGTGGAGCCTCCTGAAGAGGTACCCGAAACCTTCGAGAGCTTTGAGGAATTGGAGGACGAATGGGAAGAAGAGGAGGACGAGAGCGCGGGTGAGAAGAAGTCCGATCCACGAGTGCTCAGCCCGGAAGAGTTGGGAAAGGTGGCAGAAGAGATTCAGTCGCTCCGGCTTTTTACTGAACTCGCGAATTCGATTGTCAAAAACTCGAAAGGCGAGAGACTTCAAACCGCGCTGAAGCGTGGGCTAGCGGAAGCGAAAAGCAAGGGCGGTAGAGAAAAGGCGATCATCTTCACGGAGTCCACTCGGACTCAGGAATACGTCCGCTCCATTCTTGAGGAGCTTCCCCGCTACAAAGGCAAAGTCGTCCTATTCAATGGCTCGAACAACGATCCCAAATCGAAGGAGATTTATCAGGACTGGCTGAAGAAGCATGAAGGCACCGACCTGATCACAGGCTCGAAGACTGCTGACATGCGGGCTGCCCTCGTTGACTACTTCCGAGACGAGGCAATCATCATGGTCGCGACCGAAGCGGCTGCGGAAGGCATCAACCTCCAGTTCTGCTCCTTGGTAATCAATTACGACCTGCCGTGGAATCCGCAACGGATCGAACAGCGGATCGGGCGCTGTCATCGGTACGGGCAAAAGCACGACGTGGTCGTCGTGAATTTTCTCAACAAAAAGAACGCTGCGGATCAGCGCGTATATCAACTGCTTGATGAGAAGTTCAAGCTCTTCAGCGGTGTCTTCGGAGCCAGCGACGAAGTGCTTGGAAGCATCGGCTCCGGCATAGATTTCGAAAAGCGTATCGCTGACATCTACCAAAAGTGCCGGACGGAGGAGCAGATTCAGTTTAATTTCGACCAGCTTCAGCAGGAAATGGAAGTTCAGATTGACGAGCGCATAAAACAGACCCGCCAAAAGTTGCTAGAGAACTTCGACGAGGAGGTTCACGAAAAACTGCGGGTGAACCAACGAGAAAGCAGCGAAGCCCTGACCAAGTACGATAACTGGCTCTGGCAACTGACCCGCTTCTTCCTCCAGCCCTATGCCAAATTCGACGATGGACAAAATGGATTCACGCTGATCAAGAACCCGTTCCCCGAAGAGCAGATTCACCCCGGCCCGTACCGTAGCGGCAAGAACATCGAGGATGCCAACTTATATAGGTTGGGGCACCCTCTCGCTCAGCGCATCATTGAGCGGTGTAAAGCCTTTGAGCCTGATTCGCAAGCGTTGGCATTCGAATATTCGCACTCCGGCAAGAAAATCTCTATCCTTGAGCCGCTCGTCGGAAAGCAGGGCTTCATGCGGATCACTTGTCAAACGGTGACCGCTCTCGAAACCGAGGATTTCGTTCTTTTGAGCGCCGTGTGCGATGACGGTACTCCTATGGATGCGGAGCAGTGCCGCCGATTCTTCTCGCTCGGTGCATCAGAGAAACGAGAAGATTGCTCTCCCTTGTCTGAACAGCTTCAAGCGCTGTTGGACGAGGGTCTGCAAAGGCAACAAAATGAAGTTCTAGCGAAACTTACAGAGCGAAATGCGGCATTCTTCGAAAGCGAATTGGATAAGCTCGACCGCTGGTCAGACGATCTCAAGATCGGGTTGGAGCAAGAGTTGAAGGAACTCGACCGACAGATTCGGGAGACGAGACGATCCGCTCAAATCGCTGTGGCTTTGGCGGAGAAGTTGTCCATCCAAAAGCAAGTTCGTGAGCTTGAATCGGCACGAAACCGTAAGCGCCGGGAACTGTTCGATGCCCAAGACCGGGTGGATAAGCAGCGGCAAGACCTGATCGAGACGATAGAGAGGAAACTTCAGCAGGATTGCAATGTAACCCCGGTGTTTACGGTACGTTGGTCACTGAAGTGA
- a CDS encoding DEAD/DEAH box helicase family protein, with amino-acid sequence MNSAVNAIANRLSLRLPQRESLEILARVAEILALDRIVSGASELEIGNALKTIQAEFPSVTDFERDFPSLCFALATGVGKTRLMGAFIAYLFRQKLSRHYFVLAPNLTIYNKLIADFTPNTPKYVFEGIAEFATNPPEVITGDNYESGRGVRSAEVLGKTGDLFDASPIHINIFNISKINAEVRGDKAPRIKRLSEYIGQSYFDYLAGLHDLVLMMDESHRYRATAGVRAINELKPILGLELTATPQIETGGKTEPFKNVIYSYPLSSAMKDGFVKEPAVATRENFDAKNYDKAGLEKLKLEDGVRIHENTKVELEVFARDNDKPIVKPFMLVVAENTDHADDLLKRIEDDSFFEGRYKGKVITVHSNQKGDEKDETVQQLLSVESRDNPTEIVIHVNMLKEGWDVTNLYTIVPLRAANSKTLVEQSIGRGLRLPYGKRVGVASVDRLTIVSHDRFQEIIDEANKPDSIIRTGVVIGRDIPDKNMTVFEVTSNLEKRAAADPTIPEQKPLFNTKREQEVARATLTVLKDFERLARSDDLRKPENIQKIVEKVQAASAPAQGELAEVVPQADIPAIVSKTVNLFIENSIDIPRIVVTPKGEVTAGYRDFDLDLKSVQLQPVAKDILIAHLNDHQRYRLISGDGIVPEERLEDYLVRGLVDFDDVSYDDQADLLYKLAGQAVKHLQSYLADEEDVKNVLQYHQAQLVALIHSQMQEHYEEKASEYEAHVTKGFTTLRPSSYSIPVGEQPRDFRIPVEEKLMIRGMLFGGFKRCLYPAQRFQSDTERRFSVLLENDVDVVKWFKPGKDSFHIYYAGGTPYEPDFVIETKAAKLICETKMRKEIASAEVREKAKAAVEWCEHATNHEIAVGGKPWSYLLIPHDAVDEAKTLQGLAAAFTLKSDNTPIKV; translated from the coding sequence ATGAACTCTGCGGTGAACGCTATCGCGAATCGGCTAAGCCTCCGTTTGCCGCAGCGGGAATCGCTGGAGATTCTGGCACGAGTCGCTGAAATCCTTGCATTGGATCGTATCGTATCCGGCGCGTCAGAACTGGAGATTGGCAACGCTCTAAAGACGATTCAAGCGGAATTTCCATCCGTCACCGATTTCGAGCGGGATTTTCCCTCCCTGTGCTTTGCCCTTGCAACGGGTGTCGGCAAGACCCGGCTCATGGGTGCCTTCATTGCGTATCTCTTCAGGCAGAAATTGAGTCGCCACTACTTTGTTCTCGCCCCAAACCTCACCATCTACAACAAGCTGATCGCTGACTTCACGCCGAACACCCCGAAGTATGTGTTCGAAGGAATCGCAGAGTTTGCGACGAACCCACCGGAAGTCATCACTGGCGACAATTACGAGAGCGGTCGAGGCGTGCGGAGCGCGGAAGTTCTTGGGAAGACTGGCGATTTGTTCGACGCCAGCCCGATTCACATCAACATCTTCAACATCTCGAAGATCAACGCCGAGGTTCGCGGCGACAAGGCCCCGCGAATCAAACGCCTCAGCGAATACATCGGGCAAAGCTATTTCGATTATTTAGCGGGACTCCACGACCTCGTGCTCATGATGGACGAATCGCACCGCTACCGTGCGACGGCTGGCGTGAGGGCGATCAATGAGTTGAAGCCGATCTTGGGCTTGGAGCTTACCGCCACCCCGCAGATAGAAACGGGTGGAAAGACTGAGCCGTTTAAGAACGTGATCTACAGCTATCCGCTCTCCAGCGCGATGAAGGACGGCTTCGTCAAGGAGCCAGCGGTGGCGACCAGAGAGAACTTCGATGCGAAAAATTACGACAAGGCAGGGCTGGAGAAGTTAAAACTGGAAGACGGTGTCCGAATCCACGAGAACACCAAGGTCGAGCTAGAAGTGTTCGCTAGGGATAACGACAAACCTATCGTTAAACCGTTCATGCTCGTTGTCGCTGAAAACACCGACCACGCCGACGATTTGTTGAAGCGAATTGAAGACGACTCGTTCTTCGAGGGACGCTACAAAGGCAAGGTGATCACGGTTCATTCGAATCAAAAGGGCGACGAGAAGGACGAAACCGTACAACAACTTCTGTCCGTTGAGAGCCGGGACAACCCCACCGAAATCGTCATCCATGTGAACATGTTGAAAGAGGGTTGGGACGTTACGAACCTTTACACCATTGTTCCTCTGCGTGCGGCAAATTCGAAGACATTAGTCGAGCAGTCGATAGGACGTGGATTGCGCCTGCCCTACGGAAAGAGAGTTGGCGTCGCGTCTGTAGATCGCCTCACCATCGTTTCGCACGACCGCTTTCAAGAAATTATCGACGAGGCAAACAAGCCGGACTCCATCATCAGAACTGGAGTTGTAATTGGTCGTGACATCCCCGATAAAAACATGACCGTCTTTGAGGTGACATCAAATCTGGAAAAACGGGCGGCTGCCGACCCAACGATTCCCGAGCAAAAGCCGCTCTTCAACACAAAGCGCGAGCAGGAGGTAGCCCGGGCGACTCTAACGGTGCTCAAGGATTTTGAGCGACTGGCGCGGTCGGACGATCTGAGGAAACCAGAGAATATCCAGAAAATCGTGGAGAAGGTTCAGGCAGCCAGTGCTCCGGCGCAGGGCGAACTTGCTGAGGTTGTTCCGCAAGCCGATATTCCCGCCATCGTGTCAAAGACCGTCAACCTCTTCATCGAGAACTCAATCGACATCCCGCGCATCGTTGTAACTCCCAAGGGCGAAGTGACCGCAGGCTACCGGGACTTCGATCTCGACCTGAAGAGCGTCCAACTTCAGCCAGTCGCCAAGGACATTCTGATTGCGCACCTGAATGACCACCAGCGATACCGCCTGATTAGCGGCGACGGAATCGTTCCCGAGGAAAGATTGGAAGACTACCTCGTCCGAGGTCTAGTCGATTTCGACGACGTGAGCTATGACGACCAAGCCGACCTTCTGTACAAATTGGCAGGGCAAGCGGTGAAGCATCTTCAGTCGTATCTTGCGGACGAGGAAGATGTCAAAAACGTTCTCCAATATCACCAAGCGCAACTCGTGGCTCTCATCCACTCGCAAATGCAGGAGCACTACGAAGAAAAGGCGAGCGAATACGAGGCGCATGTAACCAAGGGCTTCACAACTCTTCGACCCAGCAGCTATTCGATTCCCGTGGGCGAACAACCAAGAGATTTTCGGATTCCGGTGGAAGAGAAACTGATGATTCGGGGCATGCTGTTCGGAGGATTCAAAAGGTGCTTGTATCCCGCCCAAAGGTTTCAGTCCGACACAGAGCGCCGATTTTCGGTTTTGCTGGAAAACGACGTTGATGTGGTGAAGTGGTTCAAGCCCGGCAAAGATTCGTTCCACATCTACTACGCTGGCGGCACTCCCTACGAGCCAGATTTCGTCATCGAAACGAAAGCGGCGAAGCTAATTTGCGAAACAAAAATGAGGAAAGAGATCGCCTCTGCTGAAGTACGGGAGAAAGCGAAGGCGGCAGTCGAATGGTGCGAGCACGCTACCAACCACGAAATTGCAGTGGGCGGCAAGCCGTGGTCATACCTGCTGATTCCTCATGATGCCGTTGATGAAGCAAAGACGCTCCAAGGTCTCGCGGCAGCTTTTACGCTGAAATCTGATAACACTCCCATCAAAGTTTAG
- a CDS encoding DUF3644 domain-containing protein: MPRLPVEVVANVKKAREAAVLAVEIYNRPATAFRSAAYIVLMVVAWTALFHAIFLRKRMKPYYRKKGSTRRYERVDGEYKTWELGECIQQFYKDQNPALRKNLEFFIGLRNKIEHRFLPELDVEIFGECQAMLMNFETLLAAEFGTNQALVGGLPYALQFSKTLAPTQLVAMRGAAKQHLQSVRKFVTSFKSSLSEDIQSDASYSFKVFLVPKVGVHAKSSDLAIEFVKYDPSKPEEMKQYEKVIALIKPKQVSVANFGALKASQVVKQVAAQLGRKFNMNSHRKCWMHFNTRPAGGSPTPEACDNRYCYYDVLHKDYIYTPAWVEFLIEKLADAATYAIVVGGATPPVAAVAAAGA; the protein is encoded by the coding sequence ATGCCACGCCTACCTGTTGAGGTTGTCGCGAATGTGAAAAAGGCACGAGAAGCTGCCGTCCTCGCCGTCGAAATATACAACCGTCCCGCGACAGCCTTCCGTTCGGCTGCCTATATCGTTTTGATGGTCGTTGCATGGACGGCTCTTTTTCATGCCATTTTCCTGAGAAAGCGGATGAAGCCCTATTACCGGAAAAAAGGTTCGACACGGCGTTACGAGCGGGTAGATGGTGAATACAAAACTTGGGAACTCGGTGAGTGCATTCAGCAGTTTTACAAAGATCAAAACCCCGCGCTACGAAAGAACCTCGAATTTTTCATCGGTCTTCGGAACAAAATCGAACATCGGTTTTTACCGGAACTCGACGTTGAGATTTTTGGCGAATGTCAGGCAATGCTGATGAACTTTGAGACGCTCCTCGCCGCCGAGTTCGGTACCAATCAGGCGTTGGTCGGAGGGCTTCCTTATGCGCTCCAATTCTCGAAGACTCTCGCGCCTACGCAGTTGGTGGCAATGAGAGGAGCGGCGAAGCAACACCTCCAATCAGTGCGCAAATTTGTCACGAGTTTTAAGTCTTCGTTATCAGAGGACATCCAATCTGACGCTTCATATAGTTTCAAAGTCTTCCTTGTTCCGAAAGTCGGTGTCCACGCAAAGTCTTCCGATCTGGCTATTGAGTTTGTGAAATATGACCCAAGTAAGCCTGAAGAGATGAAGCAGTACGAAAAAGTGATCGCATTGATTAAACCCAAACAGGTATCTGTCGCGAATTTTGGTGCGCTCAAAGCTAGTCAGGTAGTCAAACAGGTGGCGGCCCAATTAGGTCGCAAATTCAATATGAACTCACACCGGAAATGTTGGATGCACTTTAACACTCGACCAGCAGGAGGCAGCCCGACTCCCGAGGCATGTGACAATCGCTATTGCTACTACGATGTTCTTCACAAGGACTACATCTACACACCCGCTTGGGTTGAGTTTCTGATAGAAAAGTTGGCGGATGCGGCGACGTATGCAATTGTGGTCGGGGGCGCAACGCCCCCGGTCGCTGCTGTAGCGGCTGCGGGCGCGTAA
- a CDS encoding toll/interleukin-1 receptor domain-containing protein, whose protein sequence is MGTQAKLELQHPSSTEKDIFLCHNGADKPWVEALAERIEREPYRDRRLAVVFDKWDFEKGGNIVLDIERFLDKTRFVGVVVSRPMLNAEWPSLERSIAVWSDPSGARGRVIPLLKDNITLPATLRVRNWIDFRDPEKFEESFAELIRYLRGEPIPRGKGSFLPMVPATRAPYEPAPVLITSSVGADRVTERLVCNLYRVTSLPERVHYASTNLREKKEIQKYCENAPPFILREGNLFTFSDLSTCEALRPVLKKDARTDSDAFKDWFSDEDYSRRAIELLNVCLRQHAWERRLRFDRIKSRYFFQPRGIQVETEEASSGVVKYRYSGGKPVRIAWKIGGRTRWREVTTRHIRRVKQEDGTYKEEPFGWRHQGFRANFVLVFESLMLRIEPTYLLTKDDGKTPRTSRWVGPILSHWLNQERNGQILRSLRFWSLVLARPKELTIETGQMPIQVDLTPISGALGFGIVSDQVNFDRLMDAEIRDDRKVPQLELFGEETSIAYTEEAGFAEEDREDEKAIES, encoded by the coding sequence ATGGGCACACAGGCGAAATTAGAACTACAGCATCCTTCCTCGACTGAGAAGGACATATTTCTATGTCACAACGGCGCAGATAAGCCGTGGGTCGAGGCACTTGCCGAGCGGATCGAGCGCGAACCGTACCGCGACCGTCGTCTCGCAGTCGTTTTCGACAAATGGGATTTCGAAAAGGGCGGCAACATCGTCCTCGATATTGAGCGATTTCTGGATAAGACCCGCTTCGTAGGTGTGGTCGTATCCCGCCCAATGCTGAACGCAGAGTGGCCGAGTTTGGAACGAAGCATCGCGGTGTGGAGCGACCCTTCGGGGGCACGCGGCCGGGTGATTCCCTTGTTGAAGGACAACATAACCCTCCCGGCAACTCTGAGGGTGCGGAACTGGATCGATTTCCGCGATCCCGAGAAGTTTGAGGAGAGCTTTGCCGAACTCATTCGGTACCTGCGGGGAGAGCCAATTCCAAGGGGCAAGGGCAGCTTTCTCCCCATGGTTCCGGCAACGCGTGCACCCTATGAACCAGCCCCTGTGCTTATCACTTCTTCCGTGGGTGCTGATCGGGTAACCGAACGCTTGGTCTGCAATCTCTACAGGGTCACCAGCCTGCCCGAGAGGGTGCACTACGCGTCAACGAACCTGCGTGAGAAGAAGGAAATCCAAAAATACTGCGAAAACGCGCCGCCATTCATCCTTCGTGAAGGAAATCTTTTCACTTTCTCTGACCTCAGCACGTGCGAGGCGTTGCGTCCAGTCTTGAAGAAAGATGCACGGACTGATTCGGACGCGTTCAAGGACTGGTTCTCAGATGAGGACTACAGTCGCCGCGCCATCGAACTTCTGAACGTCTGCCTGCGACAACACGCGTGGGAGCGTCGGCTCCGCTTCGACCGCATCAAGTCGCGGTACTTTTTCCAGCCACGCGGCATTCAGGTCGAAACAGAGGAAGCCAGCTCCGGTGTGGTGAAATATCGCTACAGCGGCGGCAAGCCTGTCCGTATCGCGTGGAAAATTGGCGGTAGAACCCGATGGAGAGAAGTAACGACACGCCATATTCGCCGAGTCAAGCAGGAGGACGGCACCTACAAAGAAGAACCGTTCGGCTGGCGGCACCAAGGTTTCCGGGCTAATTTCGTGCTGGTGTTCGAGAGCTTGATGCTACGGATCGAACCGACTTATCTTCTGACAAAGGACGACGGGAAGACGCCGCGTACATCGCGGTGGGTCGGCCCGATCCTATCGCACTGGCTAAATCAAGAACGGAACGGTCAAATTCTAAGGTCGCTCCGCTTCTGGTCGCTTGTGCTGGCGAGACCAAAAGAGCTAACGATTGAGACGGGGCAGATGCCTATTCAGGTTGACCTCACGCCGATTTCGGGGGCGCTTGGGTTTGGCATTGTCAGCGACCAAGTGAATTTTGACCGCCTGATGGATGCCGAAATACGGGACGACAGGAAAGTTCCTCAGCTTGAGCTTTTTGGGGAGGAAACCTCGATTGCGTACACGGAAGAAGCGGGCTTTGCCGAGGAAGACCGCGAGGACGAGAAGGCCATCGAAAGTTAA
- a CDS encoding site-specific DNA-methyltransferase: MNKTTKLELTWIGKESRPLLEPRILLEDASKSYHAHAKITDDDLFDNRVIFGDNLLALKALEQEFGNKINCIFIDPPFNSGNAFEHYDDGLEHSVWLSLMRDRLEILRRLLAPDGFFCCHIDDSEGHYLKVLLDEVFGRANYLTSMYIQVRYGNKTLAEDNDYQKVIEQCLVYARDAALCRPLKASEEYKVEKFEWEVREKTPWKQVEVAGKKVEVFRLGEYEVTKVKPHLKALKETWATGSLIKQKASSGEFLAKYLSPRKEEDGLGCLYKVYGIGEDGIGYRYFTGPKRAAATKGKFYSGIPLDRLAELLNGRSSKEKPIENFYDLAANFGNCRHEGGVDFRSGKKPETYMEIILKHFSRPGDIVLDSFAGSGTTGAVAHKMRRRWIMVELRDHCHTLIIPRLQRIIDGIDESGITGEVGWLGGGGFRYFRLASSLLEKDKFGNWVISKRYNAAMLAEAMCKFEGFTYAPSGADYWNHGFSTERDFIYVTTQTLTREQLQKLSDEVGENRSLLVCCSAFRVRDVSQFPNMTIKKIPKMVLNRCEWGRDDYSLEVKNLPQAVEPELVPSLQTNGRKKRNNDSMELFATAAEKGDKGK, encoded by the coding sequence ATGAATAAAACAACAAAGCTGGAATTAACGTGGATAGGCAAAGAGAGTCGCCCGTTATTGGAGCCGCGTATTCTGCTGGAGGATGCGAGTAAATCGTATCATGCTCACGCAAAAATAACAGATGACGACTTATTCGATAATCGTGTGATCTTTGGCGACAATCTTTTGGCGTTGAAGGCGCTTGAACAGGAGTTCGGAAACAAGATCAATTGCATTTTCATCGATCCGCCTTTCAACAGCGGAAACGCATTCGAGCACTATGATGACGGTCTGGAGCACTCTGTCTGGCTTAGCCTGATGCGCGACAGACTTGAAATTCTCAGAAGACTCCTTGCACCTGATGGGTTCTTCTGCTGCCACATTGACGACTCGGAAGGTCATTACCTCAAAGTTCTTTTGGATGAAGTGTTCGGTCGAGCTAATTATCTAACCTCTATGTACATTCAAGTGCGGTACGGCAACAAGACCTTAGCCGAAGATAATGATTATCAAAAGGTGATCGAACAATGCCTTGTTTATGCAAGAGATGCCGCACTTTGCCGCCCACTGAAAGCATCCGAAGAATATAAAGTCGAAAAGTTCGAGTGGGAAGTCCGAGAGAAGACTCCATGGAAACAGGTTGAAGTGGCGGGGAAGAAAGTGGAGGTATTCCGTCTCGGGGAATACGAAGTCACAAAAGTTAAACCACACCTTAAGGCACTGAAAGAGACATGGGCAACAGGCTCCCTGATAAAACAGAAGGCAAGCTCGGGAGAGTTTCTTGCGAAATACTTGTCTCCCCGGAAAGAAGAAGACGGGCTGGGATGCCTTTATAAGGTGTACGGCATAGGCGAAGACGGCATTGGTTATAGATACTTTACGGGGCCCAAAAGAGCCGCAGCAACCAAGGGGAAATTCTATTCAGGCATTCCGCTCGACAGGTTGGCGGAACTCCTGAACGGTCGCTCCTCGAAAGAAAAACCAATCGAGAACTTTTACGATCTTGCCGCAAATTTTGGAAATTGCAGACACGAAGGAGGTGTGGATTTTCGATCCGGTAAGAAACCGGAAACATACATGGAGATCATCTTGAAGCACTTTTCTCGACCCGGGGATATCGTTCTCGATTCATTTGCTGGGTCGGGAACCACAGGGGCAGTAGCACACAAGATGAGACGGCGCTGGATCATGGTTGAGCTTAGGGATCACTGTCACACTCTTATAATTCCGAGATTACAACGCATCATCGACGGAATCGACGAGAGTGGCATAACTGGAGAAGTTGGGTGGCTAGGCGGTGGTGGGTTCCGCTATTTCCGTCTTGCCTCTTCGCTACTTGAGAAGGACAAGTTCGGCAACTGGGTGATAAGCAAGCGATATAACGCTGCGATGCTCGCCGAGGCTATGTGCAAATTCGAGGGTTTCACGTATGCACCAAGTGGTGCTGATTATTGGAACCATGGGTTTTCCACCGAGCGTGACTTTATCTACGTAACCACACAGACGCTCACCCGCGAACAACTGCAAAAGCTGAGCGACGAAGTTGGTGAGAACCGATCCCTACTGGTGTGCTGCTCGGCATTCCGAGTAAGAGACGTTTCGCAGTTCCCGAACATGACCATCAAGAAGATTCCGAAGATGGTTCTAAATCGCTGCGAATGGGGCAGGGATGACTACAGTCTAGAGGTCAAGAACTTGCCACAAGCAGTCGAGCCGGAACTAGTCCCCTCGCTTCAAACGAACGGTCGCAAGAAACGCAATAATGACTCTATGGAGTTGTTTGCCACCGCCGCCGAGAAAGGAGACAAAGGCAAATGA